CAACGGGGCAGATCGGCGACTTGCCGGCCGCCTCGACGGCCTGCGGGTTCCAACGGATCATGGCCTGCCCACGGGTCACGGTGTCGCCCTTGTTCACGAGGAGCTCGAAGCCCTCGCCGTTGAGCTGGACGGTGTCGATCCCGAGGTGCGTGAGCACACCGTGGCCATCGCCGTCGACTACTACATACGCGTGCGGGTGAAGAGAGACGACCACACCATCAACAGGGGACACCGCCTCCGAGGGCTCACGCACGGGATCAATAGCGGTGCCCGGTCCCACCATCGCGCCGGAGAACACCGGATCCGGCACTGCCGCGAGTCCGATGGCACGCCCGGCAAGTGGGGACGTCACGTTGGTCATGGGGGCCTCCCAGGGGTGGAGCTTCTTCGTGTCGCCGTCACTACCTGTTGCGAACGGCGTACT
This genomic window from Streptomyces sp. NBC_01351 contains:
- a CDS encoding PTS sugar transporter subunit IIA gives rise to the protein MTNVTSPLAGRAIGLAAVPDPVFSGAMVGPGTAIDPVREPSEAVSPVDGVVVSLHPHAYVVVDGDGHGVLTHLGIDTVQLNGEGFELLVNKGDTVTRGQAMIRWNPQAVEAAGKSPICPVVALEASVESLSDVNEDADVKAGDALFSWK